TTGTTTCCGGGTACTTGACAAATCAAGACATTGTGTTTTCAAGTAGATATTATTTTCATATCAAAAGGGGGTAGCTTTATGTTATTTTTTATCAAAGTAAGCGTTAATCAGAAAGAGTTGACAACGGAGAAACTGTGGGAAGTTTGGGAGAAGGAAGCAAAGTTTGCCAAAAAGGCAATTGAACGGAAGAAAATTATGAATGCATATAAAGTTGCTGGTTCACGTCAAGTCATTCTTATTTATGATGCAGATTCTCACGACGAAATCGATCGTGTCTTTATGGCGGGACTTCCTTTATCAGATTATGCAGTGATTGATGAAATTTTACCTATTCGTTCGTATCTTGACTTTGCTGAAGATGTTACAAACCGGTGGAAAAAACCGAATCAATAATGAACATAAATGGAGGGATAAACGACAGCTGAAGAATAGATTGCGGTGGGTGACAAAACCAATTGGAAAAAAACGAACTTTAACTTTAAGTGTTGTTCTAGCTTTCTCCTGTATTAATGGGCGAAGGCTTTTTTTGTCCTAATTAAATTTTGTAACCGCTTGCAAACATTTCTAAATTATTTATTATAAAAGATATAATGAGTGATTAAAAAACTAATCACTTTTTGTTTTCTTAAAATTAGAGGAGGTGAGTAAGGTGGAGCAACTTTATTATAATGTCTTTAATTATAGTTATGACGGGTTATGCGTTTTCGATATAGAAGGAAAAGGTGTTGCCATTAATAAAGCTGCGGAAAGGATAACCGGATACGACTCTCAAGAATTCTTTGAAAGCAATATTTACCATTTATTGGAAGAAGGAATTATCTCGAATTCCGTTTTTTTAAAAGTATTGAAAGAAAAGCGAACGGTAACGGATGTCGTCAGTATTCGTGGCAATGAAGTACTTATAACAGGTAGTCCTATATTGAACGACGACGGGAAAATAGAATATGTTGTCGAAAATATACGTGATATATCACAGTTAAATAATTTAAAGATGGATTTATTGCTTTCCATTGCTTTAAAAAAGAAGAAAAAACCAAAAAGTTCAGATAAGGATAATCAACTACCAAAGCATATGGTACCTGATGGGGTTGTTGCTGAAAGCAAGAAAATGAACAAAATCATTCACTTAGTAAATAAAATTGCAAAAGTTGATTCAACTGTACTTCTTTTAGGGGAATCAGGTGTTGGGAAAGAAGTTATTGTAAAACTTATTCATCGTCTAAGTTTACGCTCAGATAACCCATTGATTAAAATAAATTGCGCTGCAATCCCGCATCATTTATTAGAGTCGGAACTTTTTGGATATGAAAGAGGAGCCTTTACCGGAGCGGATGAACGTGGAAGACCGGGGCTATTTGAAGAAGCGAATGGCGGGACAATTTTTTTGGATGAGATTGGAGATATGCCACTCGATTTACAAGTAAAATTGCTTAGGGTGCTTCAAGAATTTGAAATTAGGAGAGTTGGGGGCAGAAAAAATATTAAAGTCGATGTACGTGTTGTTTCAGCGACAAATAAAAATTTGGGGAAGCTCGTTCAGAAGGGAAAATTTCGTGAAGATTTGTTTTATAGATTAAATATCGTTCCGATCCACATACCCCCTTTAAGAGAGCGTGTGGATGACATTGCACCACTTGCGCATATGTTTTTAAATCGTGCAAACCAAAAATATCAGCTTAATAAGCATTTTCAACCAGGTGTAATTGAATTACTTGAACGATACAGTTGGCCTGGGAACATTCGGGAGATGGAAAATATTATCGAAAGACTCGTTGTGACATCTGGACATGATGAAATTAGTTGGAGTGAGTTACCATTTATTTCCGAACATTCAGACATTACTGAAAGCTTATCATTAAAAAAGATACTACAAGAAGTGGAGAAGGAAATTATTTTGGAAAAGATGGAAACATACAAAACGACAAGAAAAGCAGCGAAAGCACTTGGAATCAGTCAGTCGTCACTCGTGAATAAGTTAAAGAAATACCGATGATAAAGGGAAAACTATATCGGAATCCAAAATACTGGTGAAGACCCATTGATATTAAAGGAATCGCTGGAATCAGGAAACTAACATGTCATTTTACGGATAGCAATGTATCTTTGTACAGAAAATAA
This window of the Pueribacillus theae genome carries:
- a CDS encoding muconolactone Delta-isomerase family protein, whose protein sequence is MLFFIKVSVNQKELTTEKLWEVWEKEAKFAKKAIERKKIMNAYKVAGSRQVILIYDADSHDEIDRVFMAGLPLSDYAVIDEILPIRSYLDFAEDVTNRWKKPNQ
- a CDS encoding sigma-54 interaction domain-containing protein, translated to MEQLYYNVFNYSYDGLCVFDIEGKGVAINKAAERITGYDSQEFFESNIYHLLEEGIISNSVFLKVLKEKRTVTDVVSIRGNEVLITGSPILNDDGKIEYVVENIRDISQLNNLKMDLLLSIALKKKKKPKSSDKDNQLPKHMVPDGVVAESKKMNKIIHLVNKIAKVDSTVLLLGESGVGKEVIVKLIHRLSLRSDNPLIKINCAAIPHHLLESELFGYERGAFTGADERGRPGLFEEANGGTIFLDEIGDMPLDLQVKLLRVLQEFEIRRVGGRKNIKVDVRVVSATNKNLGKLVQKGKFREDLFYRLNIVPIHIPPLRERVDDIAPLAHMFLNRANQKYQLNKHFQPGVIELLERYSWPGNIREMENIIERLVVTSGHDEISWSELPFISEHSDITESLSLKKILQEVEKEIILEKMETYKTTRKAAKALGISQSSLVNKLKKYR